Below is a window of Leptolyngbya subtilissima AS-A7 DNA.
TCGACCATCAACGGTGCCCGTAAGGAGGACTGTGACCACAATTCTGGTGCATGCCCTCATTCTACCGATCGGGCATGTTGCCGCCGTTGTATTGAGGCGGTTGAGCGCGCGATCGGCGCAGGCTAGATCATAAACTGAGGGACTTTGGCTAGCCCCCTTAGTTTGATAGAATCAAGAGCTTGCACAGAAAACACCGCAGCCCGTCAAGTTCAAGGAGAACCCCATGGCCCGCATGTATTACGACAGTGACGCCAACTTAGATTTGCTCAACGGCAAGACCGTCGCCATTATTGGCTATGGCTCCCAGGGCCATGCCCACGCCCTCAACCTCAAAGACAGCGGCGTCAACGTCATTGTGGGTCTCTACGAAGGCAGCCGCTCCACCGCCAAAGCTGAGGCCGAAGGTCTGACCGTCAAGCCCGTCGCCGATGCCGTCAAGCTCGCCGACTGGATCATGATTTTGCTGCCCGACGAAGTGCAGCGCACTATTTATAACGAGGCGATCGCCCCCAACCTAGAAGCGGGCAACGTGCTGCTGTTTGCCCACGGCTTCAACATCAACTTTGGTCAGATCGTGCCCCCCGCCGATGTGGATGTGGTGATGGTGGCCCCTAAAGGCCCCGGCCACCTGGTACGCCGCACCTACCAAGAGGGCCAAGGGGTGCCCTGCCTGTTTGCTGTGTATCAAGATGCCACGGGTCAGGCCCGCGATCGCGCCATGGCCTACGCTAAAGGCATCGGCGGTACTCGCGCTGGTGTACTCGAAACCACCTTCCGTGAAGAAACCGAGACCGACCTGTTTGGCGAGCAAGTGGTGCTCTGCGGCGGCCTCAGCGAGCTGATCAAAGCCGGTTTTGAAACTCTAGTGAATGCTGGCTACCAGCCCGAGCTGGCCTACTTTGAATGTCTCCACGAAGTGAAGCTAATTGTCGATCTCGTTGTGGAAGGCGGCCTCGCCAAAATGCGCGACAGCATCTCCAACACCGCTGAATACGGCGACTACACCCGTGGCCCCCGCATCATCACCGACGAAACCCGCGCCGAAATGCGCAAGGTGCTGAAGGAAATTCAGACCGGCCAGTTTGCTCGCGAGTTTGTGCTTGAGAGCCAGTCGGGCAACGCCGGCTTCACCGCCATGCGCCGCCGCGAAGCCGAGCACCCCATTGAAGAAGTGGGTAAGGATCTGCGGGCCATGTTTAGCTGGCTGAAGAAAGCGTAGGGGGTAACGGAGTGATGGGGTAATGGAGTAATGGGGTGATGGGGTAGCAGTCAGAAGTTCTGTACTCTCCTACTCCATCACTCCCCTACTAGCCCACCCTATCACTCTCCTACTCGCCTACGCTTCTACCTTCACCTTGTTGCTATAGAACGCCACGTAGCCCTTGATGTCGCTCGCGGCGGGCTTGGGTTCGGCGTAGTACCAGGCGGCACCAGAATTCACGTTGTTATCAACAACGATGTCGTAGTAGCTGGCAGTGCCTTTCCAGGGGCAGCCGGTGGTTTTGCTGATGGGCTTGAAATAGTCCATATTCAGCGAGTCGGGGGGGAAGTACTGGTTGCCTTCGACCACTTCGCAGGCGTCGCTTTCAGCTAGTACAACACCATTCCAGGTAGCTTTAGCCATGGGATATCCTCCGATTTTTCCTCTCAGACTATAGCGAATCTGGGGTAGGTGATGAGGGTGGAGATCCCCCCTGCCCTCTTATCACGGTGATACGTGACAAGTCTTTAACGGCAAGGAACTGAGGGATCAGAAGGCCCGCTTAGGAAGGCATTTCACCAAGCCCGAGCAACGCTACAGAATCGGCTCATAGGTTTTTTGCAGCCATGCTCGATCAGTCCCAAACCCCTATTCTCTCGGCGTTGCAGGCGAGCAGTCGGCGACCCCATGCGGCGTTTTACGCACCAGGTCACAAGCGGGGGCAAGGAGCATCTTCTCGACTGCGAGACCTGCTGGGGGCAGCGGCACTGGCGACAGATCTGCCAGAATTGCCGGAGCTAGATAACTTGTTTGCTCCAGAAGGCGTAATTCTGGAAGCTCAGGAACTCGCTGCCGAGGCGTTTGGGGCTGAGCGCACCTACTTTCTCACCAACGGCTCGACCTGCGGCATCGAGGCCGCTATTCTTGCTACCTGTGGCCCTGGCGACAAAATTATTGTGCCGCGGAACGCCCATCGCTCGGTGATTGCGGGGCTGGTGCTGTCGGGAGCAATGCCAATTTTTGTGGCACCCGAGTACAGCCCAGAACTGGGCTTGGTGCTGGGGGTGAAGGCAGAGGCGATCGCCGCTACCCTCAGCCACCATCCCGACACCCGCGCAGTGCTGCTGGTGTCACCCACGTACCACGGCATTTGTTCGCATGTGGGGGCGATCGCATCCCTCGCCCACCGCCACGGCATTCCCTTACTAATAGATGAAGCCCACGGGCCGCACTTTGCTTTTCACCCTGACCTGCCAATCCCGGCGTTGGAGCTGGGCGCTGATCTGGTGGTGCAGTCAACCCACAAGGTGCTGGGAGCACTAAGTCAGGCGGCGATGCTGCACACGCGGGGAGACCGCGTCGATCGCGATCGCCTGCAAGCGGCCCTACAGCTCACTCAATCTACCAGCCCCAATTCTCTGCTGCTGGCTTCCTTAGATGCCGCCCGTCACCAGGTAGCGATCGAGGGCAAGGGGCTTTTGTCGGATACTTTGGCCCTAACGGAGCACATGCGCACGGAGCTGGCTACGGTTCCTGGTTTGCGAGTGATCGGCAAACCGACGGTAACGGCATTCTCCAGTGCTAGCGATCTGGATCTGACTCGGCTGACGGTAGATGTATCAGGCTTAGGGCTCACGGGGCTAGAGGCTGACGAAATTTTGCACGAAGAACTCGGCGTCACCGTCGAACTGCCGGAGTTGCAACACCTGACCTTGATTGTCAGCCTTGGCAATACAGACGAGGATGGGAAGCGGTGCGTGGCCGGTTTTCGAACGCTAGCAGAGAGCTACGCCAAGCAGTGTGTCGCCGTCGAGGTCTGGCCTCAGCCCGCCCCCAGCACGGATACCTCATTTACCCTGCCGGTAGTATCGCCTCGCGAGGCGTTCTTTGCGACTACAGAAACCGTTGGGGCTGAAGCTGCCATTGGCCGCATTAGTGCCGATACGATTTCGGCCTATCCCCCAGGGATTCCCGCCATTGTGGCAGGCGAGGTGATTGGTGAAGGGGCGATCGCCCATCTCACTGCCATCAAACAACAGGGTGGCTACGTGACCGGCGGCGATGCACCAGAAGCTTTCCGGGTTCTGGCCTAAAAGCACGAACAACCATCGCTCTCAGCCTCTGAGTTAGGATAGTTTGGGTTTTTGTCAATCTATTCTTTAACCGTTTCTTGCCCCCATGGATTCTGTGTTTAGTTCCGTTGATCCCCAACTGGTGCTGTTGATTGCGGCGATTGCAGTCATCGTTTTAGCTGCCCAGCTGTTTCTCAGAATTTTGAGCGTAGGACTTGTCCCCCTCATTGGTCTGGTCGCGATCGTTGTGGCGCTGCAATACCTGTTTGGCATCAGCCCTAAGCAGCTGTGGCTTGAGGTCAGCCACCTACCCCAGATGGCGATGGAATTCTTCAATAGCCTGGCCTGATACTGAATTTGCCTTCTCACCCGGCTGGGCTGAGCAAACACCGTTTGCCCCTACGCCAGCCTCCTGTTTGGCCTCGGATAATGCAATTTGGATCTGGAATGGGACCCCAAATTTTCCCCTAGCTAGATAGGGGCGATTGGCGATCACCAATTGTGTCTTTTTAGACACCTAAAGCCTGATTTCGACCCATGAGGCTAGATTGGGACAGTTTAGATCGCCTCTTTGAAGCTGTGCCGATGCGTTTGTTGCCGCTGTTGACTCCGGTTCTCTGGGCGGGGGTAGCGCTGCCCGCCCTAGCCCAAGCCGAGCCCCTTCATACCAGCTTTGCCGCCTGGTGCAATCACTACGACAGTCTTGCCCCAGAGACGCAGCATACGGTTGAGGCCATGCTCGCCTACACAGGCACCGACGACTGTGCTGCGGCTGAGCAGCAGCTAACTAGCAGCACGGCGCTCAGTCTGGAGTATGCCAACATCAGCGATCTGCGTCCGTTGGCGTCCCTTACTCAGCTGGAGCAGCTCTACCTTTACAGCAACCAGATTACGGATATTCAACCCCTAGCTGGGATGACCCAGCTCATTGATCTGGGCCTCAGCGACAACCAAATTTCAGATATTAGCGCCCTGCGATCGCACCCCTCCCTGCAAGTTATCAACCTGGGCGGCAATCAAATCAGCGACATCAGCGACCTGGCCGATCTGCCCCAGCTCATTCAGCTCGATCTCTACGCCAATCAAATTTCAGATTTGGCCCCGCTGGCTGACCTTACCCAGCTCACCCGTCTCAATCTACGAGACAACCAAACCATTCAAGACCTGCGCCCGTTGCAGAGGCTTAGTCAGCTCTCGACCTTGATTCTTAGCAACAATCAGATTGACGACCTCACCCCGCTTCAGTCCCTCACCAATCTCTACGAGCTAGATCTGAGCCGCAACCAAATTAGCAATCTCAGGCCGCTACAGGCTCTATCCCTAAGCGAGCTACATCTTAACCACAACCAAATTCAGGATGTGCAGCCTCTAGCCACCCTGAGCGATCTACAAATTCTGACGCTCGATCACAACAACCTTGCTGACCTGACACCCCTGAGCGCTCTAGAAAATCTATTCTTACTGAGCCTGAGCGGCAATCAAATCAGTGAGCTGGCTCCGCTAGCCAACCTTCAGAACCTGCTGGATCTGGAACTCGACGCCAACCAGATTACCGATATCTCAGCAGTGCGATCGCTCACCCGTCTTACCCGCCTTTCCCTAGAAAACCGCGTTTGGGTCGATGATTACCGCCAGCCCCAGGGCGACAACTACGTCACCGATCTCACTCCCTTGCAACCGCTAACCGAGCTGTCTGAGCTGTATCTAGACGGCAACGGAGTCACCGATCTCAGCCCTCTGGCCAACAAACCCTACCTGTTTCAGCTCGGGCTGAGCCGCAACCCGGTCAGCGACCTGGCCCCCTTGGCAAATCTACCCGTAATAGAGCTCGATATTGACGCTACCTCGGTCAGTGATTTTGGCCCTCTGACCACGCTTACCGATCTCACCCGCCTCCACGCCAGCCACACGGGCTTAAGCGATCTGCACCGCCTGCCGGTTTTGCCCCAGCTCAGCACCTTGACCCTACAAGGCAATCAAATTGAAGATCTCAGCCCTCTAGCCCAGTTTCCCAACCTTCTTGGGTTAGACCTCAGCTCTAACCAAATTGAAGACCTCAGTCCCCTGGCTACGCTGTCGCAGCTAAGCTTCCTTTACCTGAGCGACAACCAAATCCGAGATCTGACGCCGTTGGCCAGTCTAGGTAACCTTTCTACCCTGGGGCTGACCAGCAACGCCATTGAGGATGTTATCCCCCTAGCCTCCCTCATCTCCCTCGGAACGTTGACCCTTGGGTTTAACCCGCTCCAAGACATTCGCCCCCTCTCGGAGCTAACCAGTCTAGAAACGCTAGTGTTGGTCAACACCGAGGTCCAAGATGTCAGCCCACTCGCATCACTGCTGAATTTAGAAGTGCTGTATCTAGACGAAACCCCCGTCACCGACCTGAGTCCGCTGGGCGCTCTGCCGAATTTGATGCGTCTTACCCTTGGGAGTGTCCCGGTAACGGAAGCAGATTGCCCCCTAGTCCCGCAAAGCGCGTGTGAATTTTAGACAGAAGCAGCCCATCGAATACGTTCTGTTTCAAGGCCAAACGGTGTAGGGGCAAATGGTTGTTTGCCCGCTGCAAAGCCCCCTGTTTTTAAGCAGAGCCGCTAATTTCAGTGCTAGTGCGATCCAGCCCTAGCGCGAGCACTCCATTCTGCCCCCCGAAGCCAAAGCTAAGGCACAGAGCCACCTCCAAATCAGTAGAAATGGGGTGAGTCACGAGCTTGGGGTAAATGCTCCCGCCCTGCCCCCCCGTGTTGGGCGGCAGCACTTGATGCCGCAGCGCCAGCAGGCAAAGCGCCGCCCCGATCGCCCCCGAAGCCCCCAACGTATGCCCTGTCGCTCCCTTGGTCGAACTCATCCACGGCGGTGGCGAAAACCCCTCAGTCAATAGCTGCACCTCATGGGCATCGTTGAGTCTAGTTCCGGTACCGTGGGCATGAATGTAGCTAACCTGCTGAGGCTTCAGCCCGCTGTAGTAAAGACAATTCTTGAGGGCCAAACGACTGCCCCCCAGTGTTGGATCTGGCGCCGTGCGGTGGTAGGCATCAACGCTAAATCCGCCACCCAGAATGCAGCCGTATACCTCTGGCCCCGATCGCTCTAGCCAAGAAGATACTGACTCTAGCACCAGCACCGCAGCGCCCTCCCCCAGCACTAAGCCTTCTCGTTGGGGGGCAAAGGGGTAGCAGCCGGTGGTTGCGAGGGCTCCTAATTGCTCAAAGCCTGCCAAGGTAAGGGGGGTAACGGGCGCTTCGGCGGCACCAACGATGACGCGATCGCACTGTCCCCGCCGCACTAGCTCATAGCCCTGAAAAATTGCCGTCAGCCCGGTAGCACAGGCCGCCATCGGGGCCAGCACCGGGCCTTGAGATTGAATCTGGCGGGCAGCGGCGATCGCCCCCATGTGCGGCAGCGCCTCCAGCCAGGGGTTGTCTGCCCAAAATTCATTGCGAGCCATCCGTTCCCAGCGGCCCTGAAAGCTGCGGCTAGAGCCGATTACCACGCCGCAATCGGTCAGGGGAGGTGTGAGCTGAGCATCGGCGATCGCCTCAGCCACCGCCAACCCCAGCAAATCCTCAATGTCAGTGGGCTTATCGCCTACCATAGCCAAAGGCCGAGGCGGCAGTTCCGGAAATGGCTGTCTGATCCGAATACCCGATTTTCCGGCCAGAAGATTGTTCCAGGTGGCCGTTGCTGTAGTCCCTAGGGCTGTGACCAGCCCCATGCCGGTTACAACAACGGCCCGATCTCTACCTTGCCTACTCAGTCTTCAGATTCTCCAGCCCGGCTGTGACTCGCGCCGATTCAATGCGATCGCCCTGCTGAATGGCATCCACCGCCTCCATACCGCTGGTGACGTAGCCAAACACCGCGTAGCTACCGTCCAAAAAGGGCAGCTCCGCCAGGGTGATATAAAACTGCGCCGAGGCCGAATCTACCGCCTGCGATCGCGCCATAGCTACAGCACCCCGAGTGTGGGGCAGTTCTGGGGCATCGCTGATGCCGGCTTCTTCAAGGGTTTGGCTATAGATTGGCTCTGCTGCCCCAGCGGGCTTAATTTCTAAGGGAACGTAGCGGGGAGCCTGGGTATCAGGGTCAATAAAGCTACCTGTACCCAACTGCTGAGCCGGCACGCTAGGGTCTTTGCTCTGGGGGTCGCCGCCTTGGGCAACAAAGGGCTGTGGGTCACGCACCACCCGGTGAAACACTAGGCCATCGTAGACGCCACGGTTCACCAAATCTACAAAGTTACCAGCGGTGACTGGGGCATTGGCACCGTCTAGCTCTATCACAATGGGGCTGCCGTTCACTACCATCTCCACCGTTGCCGTACCCTCTAGCACGGGCAAACCGGTTGGGGCCACCGCCACCGACTCAGTTAGGCCGGGGTCTGTGGGGGCTTCGCTAGTCGAGTCTAGGCTTGGGGAACTGGTGCAAGCGCCCAGCCATAGGGTTAGCAGGGCAGCTAGGGCTAGGGTAAACGGGCGTGTCGAGAGAGCCATCAATACGTCAATTCCTAATAGTTCAACCGACCCCCCATGTTATCGCACGGGCTCAAAGCCGGGGGCTGCCGCTCAGCATAGACCTTTAAACGGTCTATAGCCCCTCTAGCGGCACCTGCAAAAACCGCGCCAACTCTGCCCCCTGATTTTCTAAATCAGCTAGGGGAATCGGCTGGCCCACCCGAGTCAGCGGAATATCGGGGCGGCCCTTGATGCGCAGGTAGAGGGTGCGCTTGGGGTTGAGCCCTTCTTTAATCGCCACCCGCACTGCGGTCACGTCTTCTAGGGGATGCTCAAATTCAATGCGGCGGTTTTTGCCCCAAAAGCCTTTGCGTACAATCTGTAGGCGATTGCTGGCTTTGTCGAAGCTGTTGTACCCGCCGCCCACATCCAAACTGATAACAATCCAAAGGAACGTGGCCAGACCAAGGGCAGCCACCCCATAAAAGCCCATGGCAATGCCTTGGGGAATAAACACCAACTGAGTTGGGTCAGCGAAGGGCAGTAGGTTCTGTTTCAGGTAGCTAGAAGCTCCAGCCAGGGCAAACCCTAGCCCGCCTAGGGTGAGCACCACGGCCCAAAAAATGTTGCTCACACGACGGGCCCCCAGCACGGTGCGCTTAAGGGCTTGAGATTGAGTAGTCGACAGAGAGGCAGTCATAGATCTTAACAAGCGATAGTGATAGATGAAGAGCGACAAAAACCTAGAAAAAGCTTGGGTGGGGCGGCTTCAACGCCACCACTTTCTTCAAATTAAACTGAGCGAACTGGGTTACATCACCCGCTATTACTCTATATAAACACTGAATCAGCCCAGTCTAAACCCCACGGCGACTTCGCTAGTCAACCCCTGTGGCCAACACCGGCTTCATTACAGCCAAGCCCCCGACACTACTAGCCTGAGAAACTACGTGTCAGATTGTAAAAAATTAGAACACTCCTTATCATAAATAGAAACCCAGTCTTTAGACGCTTGTCTTCAAGGCTGCTGGTGCGACTCAGGCAGAGGTATCGGCGATTGGAGCAGGAATATTATTCTCCCTGGCTCTAATATCTGGAATACTTAGTAGTTACTAACCCCTGCTTTGAGGTGATGCTCTGCCAGACTAGTCTGGATCCACCAGAGTTGCGACCTTATGGATTGGATGTCATATAAAGAGGATTTGACATGACCATAGCAATGGGACGCGCGCAAGCCGAGCGAGGATGGTTCGACGTCCTTGACGACTGGCTAAAGCGCGATCGCTTTGTGTTTATTGGGTGGTCGGGCCTTTTGCTGTTCCCCTGCGCCTTCATGGCCGTAGGTGGATGGCTAACCGGCACCACCTTTGTCACCTCCTGGTACACCCACGGCCTCGCGTCGTCGTACCTGGAAGGGTGTAACTTTTTGACCGTTGCCGTTTCTACCCCCGCCGCTAGCCTGGGTCACTCCCTGCTACTGCTGTGGGGCCCCGAAGCCCAGGGTGACTTTGTGCGCTGGTGCCAACTCGGTGGCCTGTGGAGCTTCGTCGCCCTACACGGCACCTTCGGTCTGATCGGCTTCATGCTGCGTCAGTTCGAAGTGGCTCGTCTCGTCGGCCTGCGTCCCTACAACGCCATCGCCTTTTCGGCCCCGATTGCGGTATTTGTCAGCGTCTTTCTGATGTACCCCTTAGGTCAGTCGAGCTGGTTCTTTGCACCTAGCTTTGGCGTAGCGGCCATCTTCCGCTTTCTGCTGTTCCTACAAGGCTTCCACAACTGGACCTTGAACCCCTTCCACATGATGGGTGTAGCGGGTGTGTTGGGTGGAGCACTACTGTGCGCCATCCACGGCGCCACCGTTGAGAACACGCTGTTCAAAGACAGCGAGAACGCCAACACCTTCCGTGCGTTTGAGCCGACCCAGGCTGAAGAGACCTACTCGATGGTGACTGCCAACCGATTCTGGTCTCAGATTTTTGGGATTGCGTTTTCGAACAAGCGTTGGTTGCACTTCTTCATGCTGTTTGTGCCGGTCACCGGCTTGTGGATGAGTGCAGTGGGCATTGTGGGTCTCGGGTTGAACCTGCGGGCCTACGACTTTGTGTCCCAGGAGATTCGGGCGGCAGAAGACCCAGAGTTTGAGACCTTCTACACCAAGAACATCTTGTTGAACGAAGGCATTCGGGCTTGGATGGCACCGACTGACCAGCCCCATGAGAAGTTTGTATTCCCCGAAGAGGTACTCCCCCGTGGTAACGCTCTCTAGCAACTCGTATATTGCTGGGCGCGACCAAGAATCCACCGGCTTTGCCTGGTGGTCTGGTAACGCTCGTTTGATCAACCTATCCGGCAAGCTGTTGGGTGCCCACGTGGCCCACTCTGGTCTGATTGTGTTCTGGGCCGGGGCTATGACCCTGTTTGAAGTAGCCCACTTTGTTCCTGACAAGCCTCTGTATGAGCAGGGCTTCATTCTGCTACCCCACCTGGCTACTTTGGGCTGGGGTGTGGGTCCTGGTGGTGAAGTCATCAACACCTTTCCCTACTTCGTTGTCGGTGTGCTGCACCTGATTTCGTCGGCGGTGCTGGGTCTCGGTGGTATCTACCACGCCCTGCGCGGTCCCGAGGTGCTGGAAGAGTACTCTTCCTTCTTTGGCTACGACTGGAAAGACAAGAACCAGATGACCAACATCATCGGCTACCACCTCATCCTGCTGGGTTGCGGTGCGCTGCTGCTGGTTTTGAAGGCTTGTGTGTTCGGTGGTGTCTATGACACTTGGGCACCGGGCGGTGGCGATGTTCGCATCATCACCAACCCGACCCTAAACCCCGCTGTGATCTTTGGTTACCTATTGGGTTCTCCCTTTGGTGGCGACGGCTGGATTGTCGGCGTCAACAACATGGAAGACATCATCGGCGGCCACATTTGGGTTGGCCTAATCTGCATCGCTGGCGGCATTTGGCACATTCTGACCAAGCCCTTTGGCTGGGCCCGTCGTGCTCTGATCTGGTCTGGTGAAGCCTACCTGTCGTACAGCCTGGGCGCTCTGTCCCTGATGGGCTTTATCGCCTCCTGCTACGTGTGGTTCAACAACACGGCCTATCCTTCTGAGTTCTACGGTCCCACCAACGCCGAGTCTTCTCAGGCCCAGGCGATGACCTTCCTGGTGCGCGACATGCGCCTGGGTGCTAACATCGGTGCGGCCCAAGGCCCCACTGGTCTGGGTAAGTACCTGATGCGCTCCCCCACTGGTGAGATCATCTTTGGTGGTGAAACCATGCGCTTTTGGGACTTCCAAGGTCCTTGGTTGGAGCCCCTGCGTGGCCCCAACGGCCTTGACCTCGATAAGCTGACCAATGATATCCAAGATTGGCAGGTGCGTCGCGCGGCTGAGTATATGACTCACGCGCCCAACGCCTCGATCAACTCGGTGGGCGGTGTGATCACGGAAATCAATTCTGTGAACTTCGTGAACCCCCGCCAGTGGCTGTCGACCTCTCACTTCGTACTGGGCTTCTTCTTCCTGATTGGCCACCTCTGGCATGCTGGTCGCGCTCGCGCGGCTGAGGCAGGCTTCGAGAAGGGTATCGATCGCGAAACTGAACCCGTGCTCGCTATGGGCGACCTCGACTAAGGTTGAGGCCAGCCTAAGGCTCAATAAGAAAAGCTCCTGCCCTAGGGCAGGAGCTTTTTTGTTGTGAAGTAGGTGAATGGGACACAGCGGCACCGCGCCTTAGCCAGATAGCAGGCTAAGCTCTACTGGCAAAAACCTTTTTGAGGACACTACGGCAATTAAAAAGCCGCTGATCGACATCAGCGGCCCTAAGCGTCAATAAATTTCTGGCTCTGGCAGTGGGACAATAAAATTAGAGGGGTCATTGAGATAGCGGATGGTGTCTTCTTCAAGGCGGTGGACTAGGTATGGCTCGAGGGCGTCAGAGTGACGGAGGGCGGCTAGGTAGCCTTCAAGGTAAAGACGCAGCTCGCTGGTGCGATAGCCTCGGTTCCACTGGTCGACGAAGGCATCGGTAATCCGTTGATAGTACCGAACAGCTTTGGCATCCTGAAGCATGGGAGGTAGACCTATAAACTCGGCGGTGGTTAGGGGTAGATCTCGCTCTGTAACTAAATTTTCCCCCAAAGGGTGAAAAACCTGATGAGTTTCTTAACGTACCGTTATACGTATCTTTATACACCGTTTGCCTAGGGCAAGGAGTGCGGATTATGACACTATCTAGGCGACGGTTTTGGGGGGAGCGAAATTTTGGAGTTGGCTAAGGGCTTGGGCAAAACAGAACGGTAAGCGGCTAGGGTGTGATGGGCGATCGCATCCCAGTCGTAACACTCTCTAGCATAGGCTCTAGCTCGCTGCCCCCGTAGCTGCCGTTGGGCAGAATCTTTCAGCGCCTCAACTAAGGCTTGGGCTACACCGTCTACGCTCAAGTCGCACACCCAGCCGCTGCCGCTGCTGGTAATGTCAGGCCAGATGTATACGCCTTTAGACACTACCACCGGCACCCCCGCCGCCATGGCTTCCGCTACGGCAATGCCAAAATTCTCGTAGTAGGAGGGCAGCACGAATAGATCGGCAGCTTGTAGCAGGGCGGCTTTGGTATTGCCGGTGACAAAACCCGTGAGCGCGGTGCGATCGCCCAGTGAAGTAGCCCGCAGGCGATCGCCAATAGCCTGCTCATAGGCAGGATCCTGAGGATTTCCCCCCGCCAGCACCAGATGAAACTCTACGCCCTGAGCCGTGAGCTGCTCTAGAGCCGGCAGCAGCAAATCGAGCCCCTTTTTAGGATCTAGTCTAGAGAGGTAGAGCAGGAGAGGGCGATTATGAGGGATTCCTAGCTGGGCTAAGATTTGCTGACGTTCATCCACAGGTAATGCTTTTGGCGGCTGTACTCCCAGAGGGATCACCCAATCCTGAGTGCTGGCCCCAAACCGATAGGAGACTTCTGCCTCGATCGGGCTGGTGAAATGCAGCGCCGCCGCCCCACCAATATTGGGGGCCTCAAACAGCCGTCCGTAGATCTGCTTGAGGCGCTTTTT
It encodes the following:
- the psbC gene encoding photosystem II reaction center protein CP43; translated protein: MVTLSSNSYIAGRDQESTGFAWWSGNARLINLSGKLLGAHVAHSGLIVFWAGAMTLFEVAHFVPDKPLYEQGFILLPHLATLGWGVGPGGEVINTFPYFVVGVLHLISSAVLGLGGIYHALRGPEVLEEYSSFFGYDWKDKNQMTNIIGYHLILLGCGALLLVLKACVFGGVYDTWAPGGGDVRIITNPTLNPAVIFGYLLGSPFGGDGWIVGVNNMEDIIGGHIWVGLICIAGGIWHILTKPFGWARRALIWSGEAYLSYSLGALSLMGFIASCYVWFNNTAYPSEFYGPTNAESSQAQAMTFLVRDMRLGANIGAAQGPTGLGKYLMRSPTGEIIFGGETMRFWDFQGPWLEPLRGPNGLDLDKLTNDIQDWQVRRAAEYMTHAPNASINSVGGVITEINSVNFVNPRQWLSTSHFVLGFFFLIGHLWHAGRARAAEAGFEKGIDRETEPVLAMGDLD
- a CDS encoding DUF6761 family protein, which codes for MLQDAKAVRYYQRITDAFVDQWNRGYRTSELRLYLEGYLAALRHSDALEPYLVHRLEEDTIRYLNDPSNFIVPLPEPEIY
- the hpsP gene encoding hormogonium polysaccharide biosynthesis glycosyltransferase HpsP — encoded protein: MRILQIVPSISLIYGGPSQMVRGFAQGLAAAGAEVTILTTNANGDSGQSPLAVPLGVPVQEENYTVRYFACSPWRRYKFSAGLLAWLYQHAHEFDLVHIHALFSPLSTAAATVARDRGLPYVLRPLGTLDPADLQKKKRLKQIYGRLFEAPNIGGAAALHFTSPIEAEVSYRFGASTQDWVIPLGVQPPKALPVDERQQILAQLGIPHNRPLLLYLSRLDPKKGLDLLLPALEQLTAQGVEFHLVLAGGNPQDPAYEQAIGDRLRATSLGDRTALTGFVTGNTKAALLQAADLFVLPSYYENFGIAVAEAMAAGVPVVVSKGVYIWPDITSSGSGWVCDLSVDGVAQALVEALKDSAQRQLRGQRARAYARECYDWDAIAHHTLAAYRSVLPKPLANSKISLPPKPSPR